The following proteins come from a genomic window of Sorghum bicolor cultivar BTx623 chromosome 3, Sorghum_bicolor_NCBIv3, whole genome shotgun sequence:
- the LOC8069600 gene encoding exopolygalacturonase, with product MASASNALRVFFILAILCAVCTAKRTGAKTGDSAADSAASGASGTFDISKLGATGDGKTDSTKAVQDAWTSACRATGSATVLIPKGDYLVGPLNFVGPCKGAITIQLDGNLLGSNDLAKYKASWIELSHVDNIVMTGSGTLDGQGTAVYKKAKTGTVKAMPNTLVLFYVTNGTVSGIKLLNSKFFHINIDASKNITVKDVNITAPGDVENTDGVHVGMSTKVSITNSTIGTGDDCISVGPGSDGVMVNNIICGPGQGISIGCLGRYKDEKDVTDVTVRDCVLKKTTNGVRIKSYEDAESVLTASHLTFENIRMEEVANPIIIDQYFCPEKVCPGKKSDSSHVIVKDVTFRNITGTSSTPQAISLLCSQSQPCSGVSLIDVNVEYAGKNNKTMAVCSNAKGTAKGSVEALACLA from the exons ATGGCTTCCGCAAGCAATGCTCTCAGGGTGTTCTTCATCCTAGCGATCCTATGCGCGGTATGCACAGCGAAAAGGACCGGAGCAAAGACGGGAGACTCGGCAGCAGACTCTGCTGCTTCTGGAGCCAGCGGGACGTTCGACATCTCCAAGCTCGGCGCGACGGGCGACGGCAAGACGGACTCCACAAAG GCGGTTCAAGACGCGTGGACGTCAGCGTGCAGAGCGACCGGAAGCGCCACGGTGCTCATCCCCAAGGGCGACTATCTGGTCGGCCCTCTCAACTTCGTTGGCCCGTGCAAGGGCGCCATCACCATCCAGCTCGATGGCAACCTGCTGGGATCCAACGACCTGGCCAAGTACAAGGCGAGCTGGATCGAGTTGTCGCACGTCGACAACATCGTCATGACTGGCTCGGGCACGCTCGACGGCCAGGGCACCGCCGTTTATAAAAAGGCCAAAACCGGCACTGTGAAGGCGATGCCCAAC ACATTGGTGCTGTTCTACGTGACCAACGGCACTGTCTCTGGAATCAAACTACTCAACTCCAAGTTCTTCCACATCAATATCGACGCTTCAAAGAACATCACGGTGAAGGACGTGAACATCACCGCGCCTGGGGACGTTGAGAACACGGACGGCGTCCATGTTGGAATGTCCACCAAGGTGAGCATCACCAACTCAACCATCGGCACTGGCGACGACTGCATCTCTGTTGGCCCCGGGAGCGACGGCGTCATGGTGAACAACATCATCTGCGGCCCCGGGCAGGGCATCAGCATCGGCTGCCTAGGCCGCTACAAGGATGAGAAGGACGTGACCGACGTGACGGTGCGGGACTGCGTGCTCAAGAAGACCACTAACGGCGTGCGCATCAAGTCGTACGAGGACGCCGAGTCTGTGCTGACGGCGTCGCATCTGACCTTCGAGAACATCAGGATGGAGGAGGTGGCGAACCCCATCATCATCGACCAGTACTTCTGCCCCGAGAAGGTGTGCCCCGGCAAGAAGAGCGACTCCTCTCATGTCATCGTCAAGGACGTCACGTTCCGCAACATCACGGGCACGTCGTCCACGCCACAGGCCATCAGCCTGCTCTGCTCGCAGTCACAGCCATGCAGCGGCGTGTCGCTCATCGATGTAAACGTGGAGTACGCCGGCAAGAACAACAAGACCATGGCCGTGTGCAGCAACGCCAAGGGCACCGCCAAGGGCAGCGTCGAGGCCCTGGCATGCCTGGCCTGA